TCATCAAGTAGTTGTCCCACATCTGGGTAAAGACGATTAACCAAGGAATAGCCATGGTCTTCCCAGGAATAATCCTTAAAATCAGTAAAAAACGCAGAATggagcatttcagaaatgaactTGTGAAGGCCTAGTGCTTTAATGTAATTTATCTCAGGGCAGATAATCCGAGGCTGGGTGTGGGGGTTGTTCATTTTCTGGCTTTAAGCCTTCTCATCCATGGGGCAGTAAGTTACAGCACAGCCATTCCCAGGTTGGGTATTTGGCACAAGAAAGAGATCGCACACTAAGCCTCCTGACAGCCCCATCCGCGTTACCTGAGCACGAAAGGTGGGCACGTGCATTCCATGTCTGGAGAAGTCTTTGTAACCATAGCTGGTATCCTCAAAGTGACGAGACACGTCTCTTGTTGGTGCCGATTCTTCATCTTCTGTTAATTTCAAACAGAATTTCACACAATTTCAGTCAGAACAAACTGGAAATGTGCCAGCAGAACTCTTACAGAAGAACAGGAGtctctgtgctttttaaataaacacacaGGTTCACTGGACTACCTGTATTAAAGCTCGGTATGACTGCAACTATGGTTTTTAGAGGCAACTCCATGAAAAACACTCGGGTTCTTTCTTACAAACACCTTTTTCTCCCATCTTTTGTGTACCAGTTCCTACCCCTCAGCCTAGGGAACACTTTGCTCCTAACTCACAGGGTTTGTAAAAACATTAAGGGATAATCTGGTTTGGAACagagagctaaaaaaaaaaaaaaaaaaaaaaaagagaaacctcCAAGACTTCCATGTCAAGTTTATTTTAGAGGAAACTCTACTGAAGAGCCCAAAACAACCCTAAGCTTGTAACAGATTAAGTATTATCTCTCAGTCATCTGAAAAGTAATGTTTCATACACTTAAATAGCTAAGTGTGTTAAGGACTTCTTTTTACAACATCTTGTGAGATGCTTAAATCTCTTGTGAAACTTCTAAATCTCTCAAGAGAGAGATTGCATTTCTATTGGAAATTTCTATTAAACATAAGATTGGTCAGTGAGCATTACGTTGTGTTTGAGAGAAGCCACAAATCTTGGCGCTACTTTGCTTTTAAGTGttcctggaagaaaacaaagcacccCTAATCTTGAGCCCTTTGAAGAAACAGTAATGTTTTTGAGACATCTAATAacgtttttttccccttttgcagtAGTACTTCAAGTGATTTGGAAAAGTCTAAAtcaatatatatacacactacATCTGTTCTACCTGAAGAACACACGAACatgctttctctcttctctctttcaaaaCGTGTAGCCATCTCTTCTTGGCTGGCTTCCTCTTCGTCTCTACACTCCTGTAGctgcttcattttctccatGAGAGCTTCAACTTCACAGACAGACTCTGTAGActtgaaaaggagagaaaaacatttcatttccacGTAACAAGAACCGACAACGATGGCAGAAATTGTCAagccagaaaaattaaaaggcaagCTATGTCCTTCATTTACATCTTTCAATATTGattttttgaggaaaacagTTCTTGAAAGAAATCTGTACTGACCCAACAGTTCACATTTAGTCTTCATCTCTTCTCAATTAGATCCCTGGtatttttagcatattttaaGAACCACAGCTTTTTGGAACAAGTGGTTCTGACACTAAAATTAATGTCTCTTACTTAATCTAAATGTTTTAACAACTGAAAAACAAGGAGCTGTAACAGAAATTCTGATAGAGGAAGTAACCACAATTTACTACCCAActgtatttttccccttctctgcttacagagaagaaacatattgaaggaaaaaggaagagtgaGTGTAAGTGCTGATTGAATGAAGCTTCAAAGGAAAGCTAGTGCAAGATAATATTTCACAAGAGCTGTTTTAACACCACAACACGCTATTAATTCAATATCTGGTCTTGTAAAAATCCAtcagcacaaagcaaaataaagttaTCTTCAATTTATACAGTTCTGcccctttcctctctgccttttgcaGTTGATTTGCTCCTTCAGAGAACCAGCAAGCTCCATCAGACAAAATTTAAACGCCACCCACACCATTGCAGTAAAGTCTCACAGGCAAGGAACTTGCATTGAAAAATATCCTGTTATCACTGTTCTTAAACCATTACTTTGTTTGCATCATGCTTTGCACTAAGTGGAAGCAAGTACAGATCAGCAAGCATaagtgctgcaggcaggaaatAGTTTTAGAAATGGAGTCAGAAAATTCTGACTGATCTGTTGTGTGACGTGTGACAAACAATTCAAGGCAACAAAGTCAAAGACTGGAATCAAAGGAAGAGCCAACTTTCCACTGCAcccatgaaataaaataatcctgGCCGCTGCCGCTCCTCAGGACATATATCATGAACTAGCTGAGGCCAGAAGTTGTCTCAGTTTGCCAATATGAACTACAAGAGACCAAATAAATAGACAGCTGAGAGACTGTGTCTTTGTCTCTCCCATTGGTAGCTTCCCCCAGTCTACCAGTGTCATTTCAGCTTCTCCTAAATGGATCTTTTCCATTGGTTAGCCCTCATCTGGATTAGGCTAATCAATCCCATTCTCACTGGATGAAAAAGAGATGGGCACCCTCTGTGTATTAACTTTACAAAGAAGCTACAACTATTGAAAGAGATTGTTTGTTCAGATGGGTACTTACCGGAATACTTCCGGTTGGGCTGGCATGAATTTCATCCACTCCATGATAACCATTTGTAATATCGCATATGCAATAGTTACTGACGGAAGGGGGCCTGAAGGTGTGACCCCCCTCGCAGTCGATCTCTGGGCTGATTCCACAGCCAAACGTGAAGGAAGCAAGGGAGTGGTAGTGTGTAAGGAGAACGACTGCATGGATCAGCTCTGCTAGGGACCAGCTGTTCTCTTCAGTCTTCaaaagttgctttaaaaataacgCAAGAcaaaatcattaatttaaaaaagctgtTCAAATGATCCCACCTTAATGCAGTTTATCAACCCATTTCTTTaccagataaaattattttttccacaattGTTTCCTAACTCTCTGCTGGCACTGGTGTGCTCCGTGTCCCGTTACCAGGTTGCCTGCGAGCCACAACTCACATGGTTAAGCCACACGGGAGATGACTGTTCTCCCCGCTCTGGCCCTCAGCTATTGCATCAGTTGGGGTTTCTATTTTGCACCATATGGTTTGTATTGAGGCCAGACCAACTCGCATTGAAATTTCACACCTCTGATGAAGATGCAACCACAACAGTCACATATTTCTCCAACCGGTCTTTACAATCTCAGAAAACCCTGGCAACTCCTTGCAGATCAGCTCTGTAAAAACCTGGTGTCAAGGCTGGGCTTGCTCCATCTTGTCCCTGTGGGTGGAATGCTCTACATTTGACAAGAAACTTCAAACCCCAACTTCCCCTTCGGGCAGGAAAGTGTGGGAGGTTTGGGGCCTTCTGGCAGGGCACACCCTCCCCCACAGCCCAGCATCCTGCCTCCAGCAAGACCTGCCACTGCCACTCTGGCGGCGCCCACAGCATCCCAGCACCCGCTTCCTCCTTGCTAAGGAtgaagaggagagcagaggaggaggaggagttgcTCCAGGAACTACGGCCGTGCCCAGGGCAGGCACATCCCTGCCGCGAGAGCTGCTGTCGCTGCacacaggctgcaggcaccCTGGAAGTGGGCAGACATGGGTAGCCCTCAGAGGACAGGgtggcaggagcagctgctTGGTGGCTTGTTGGTGCTGCGGTCCTGGCTGGCTTGGACAACCACCATTCCCCTGGGCTGCTCCGTTCTGCCAGCCCACGCCCTCCAACCCAGCCTGAAAACTTGAGCATTTGAACCGGCAGCAATGGAAACAAAAACGTGGTGATTGGTGGTCAGCCCAGCCTCTGGCAGCATCTCGGAACTGCTCAGGGGGTTCTGGCTACTGAAAGCACACGACTTGAGGATGTGCTCAGATGTGCCCTTCCTTATCGCATCAGCAGAATTCTGATGTGACAACTCTGAAACGTCAGTGTGttgtaaattaaatttgttGGTCATTTAAGACCAGTTATGATCATAGTTTTACAAGGGCACAAGTGATATTATATCATGCAGTATCACAGTGATataacactgaaatgaaagtcAGTAACACAGACCATCTCTTGCCCTGTCTGGCTCTTACCCCTAAGAATCTGTGATtgtatttactgaaaaataagggTACATTCACCATACTCCATGAAAGATTTACCTCGATGTGTTCCTTGGTGATAAGCCAAGGTCGATGAGCCAACATTTTGTTCAGTTCTCctaaattttgcagtttttgagGTGCATTTTCCAGACCATTCAACCATTTAGGGTCTCCGCCGACATGAAGGAAGTCGTTCACGTGGAGGTTAACAAGGTAAGAGCACTGATGTCGTGCTGCAGcctagaaaggaaaacagaattgtGATACAGAAAACAATTACAGTATGTTAGTGCTTTATGACAAATACCATAAGGCATCATTTCCTCAAAATATTCAAGAATATCAAAGGCTGAACAAAAATGGGATTAACACATCAACCTGCTTTGATTATTGTTCTCACAACATGTATGAATGAggaatatttatattataaacTGTGCTGGCAACAGGTGCAACATGCCTATATCCAGGGACAAGTACAGGCATAGATTTATTTGACGTCCTGAAGCAAGCATGCCATACTGCATAGTACTCTCCAGCAGGGAAGAAGCAAGGCTGCCTCTAGGTGAATCTTGACCAGCTAAAACAAAAGCAGGTTTTAGAATGCATATAGCAAGAGAGACTAAGGGCAGCTTGTCAGCAAAGGACAGACCCAGTatcgtagaatcacagaatggtttgggttgaaagggacctcaaagatcatctagttccaaccctcctgccatgggcagggacaccctccactagaccaggttgcccaaagccagTATCATTTATTCAAACAGTGATACTTTCCCCATCAAATTAAGACACAACCCAAAACTTTAATTCGACTTCAGCAGGCAAAGATCAGTGCACCGGCAGAttgaaaattatgaaattgACCGCTGCTGGCAGAAAACTTGCTTAGAATTTAGAGATTCAGGATGAGACTATTGAGTCCGAGGGAGGTGTATTCGacaggacacacacacacagagacaaacaagctttcctgaaaaacaatttctgagATATTAAggaaaccaaaaacaaacaattgtcttatttttgtaacagatttttcccctctttctcaCAGTCCTACCGAGACTATAAAGCTAAAACTCTGGTCTTATGAAACAATTTGTAAACCAGACACAAACAAACCtactctgcttttccccttaGCTCC
The DNA window shown above is from Grus americana isolate bGruAme1 chromosome 3, bGruAme1.mat, whole genome shotgun sequence and carries:
- the SESN1 gene encoding sestrin-1 isoform X3, which gives rise to MMHTLFADSFATLGRLDNVTLVMVFHPQYLESFLKTQHYLLQMDGPLPLHYRHYIGIMAAARHQCSYLVNLHVNDFLHVGGDPKWLNGLENAPQKLQNLGELNKMLAHRPWLITKEHIEQLLKTEENSWSLAELIHAVVLLTHYHSLASFTFGCGISPEIDCEGGHTFRPPSVSNYCICDITNGYHGVDEIHASPTGSIPSTESVCEVEALMEKMKQLQECRDEEEASQEEMATRFEREKRESMFVCSSEDEESAPTRDVSRHFEDTSYGYKDFSRHGMHVPTFRAQDYSWEDHGYSLVNRLYPDVGQLLDEKFHIAYNLTYNTMAMHKDVDTSMLRRAIWNYIHCMFGIRYDDYDYGEINQLLDRSFKVYIKTVVCTPEKTTKRMYDSFWRQFEHSEKVHVNLLLVEARMQAELLYALRAITRYMT
- the SESN1 gene encoding sestrin-1 isoform X2, encoding MRVSRPGPQHQELGIRIPRPLGHGPSRFIPEKETIQVGNEDAMMHTLFADSFATLGRLDNVTLVMVFHPQYLESFLKTQHYLLQMDGPLPLHYRHYIGIMAAARHQCSYLVNLHVNDFLHVGGDPKWLNGLENAPQKLQNLGELNKMLAHRPWLITKEHIEQLLKTEENSWSLAELIHAVVLLTHYHSLASFTFGCGISPEIDCEGGHTFRPPSVSNYCICDITNGYHGVDEIHASPTGSIPSTESVCEVEALMEKMKQLQECRDEEEASQEEMATRFEREKRESMFVCSSEDEESAPTRDVSRHFEDTSYGYKDFSRHGMHVPTFRAQDYSWEDHGYSLVNRLYPDVGQLLDEKFHIAYNLTYNTMAMHKDVDTSMLRRAIWNYIHCMFGIRYDDYDYGEINQLLDRSFKVYIKTVVCTPEKTTKRMYDSFWRQFEHSEKVHVNLLLVEARMQAELLYALRAITRYMT